The window TAGATGGCTTATGCCCCAGTTTCCTAGCGTTAGCCACTGGAGTCTGCTCGGTTGCCTCGGAACGGAGGAACGGTCACTTGCCACGTGGCAGGAACTAGTACGACTAAAGCAGCTCGGGAAATACGCTTTGCTGAAAATCGCCGATAAGGCGTCTCGCTTCACGGCGGACTGCGTTAAGCGGCTAGATGAACGAAACAAGGTATTTCAGGCAGAGGGCGGTGCGGATACTTCGATATCGGAGTTTGCATTAACAGCAGAGCATTCCAAGATCGTTGGCGCGGTCGACTCATTTAAAGCAATCGCATCCGACAGTATTATTATTGATATATCCTCCTTGCCTAAGCGTTTTTTCTTCCCAATTATTCGGCAGTTACTCAAGGAGCCCAGCTCAGTTTTCAAAAATATCGTCGCAACCTATACTATTCCCGATAGATATACAGACCAGAAACTAGCTGAGAACTTCGGCGACTGGGCGCAACTACCGCTGTTTGCAGGAGCAATTGCCAAAGAGAAGCCAACGCAACTAATTATTGGCGTTGGCTTCGAGGCACTGGGACTGCTCGAGAGAGTCGAAACGTCTGAGTCTGGAAGAAAGATCTCGTTTTTGCTGCCATTTCCAGCACCGATCAAGGCGTTTCAGCGAAGTTGGGAGTTGTTGCGAAGGCTACAAGAGCATCAGCCTCCGCAGTCGTTCGGCATTTTCCGAGTGGACGTTCGAGATCCGTCAGATGCATTTGATAGATTATTCTCGATAACGAACGGGGGAAGAATCGCAGCCGACCTTGCTCCGTTTGGACCGAAGCCGATGTCATTGGCAATGTGTCTATTCGCGTCGTTAGTCGATTACCCCGTGTTTTATACCCAGCCTACCGTCTACCATCCGGATTACTCTCTCGGCGTATCGATAAAAGGTGGAACGCCGGAAATCTACGCATATTCGATAAGAATTGACGGCAAAGACCTCTATGCGATAAGTCCATGAACAGTCAGGAATCGACCTGTCCTAGTTGCGTCTTTTTTGCCGCCCACTCGCTCAATTCCCGTTGATTCTTAGTCGCTAACGGCTGACCTGTTCGAAGCGCGTCGATTTCAAGGCGAGACAATCGCATCGAATGCAGGTTGTAGTCTAGGAACGCTTCGGCGGCGATCGGCACAATCGGTTGAATCAGGGCGAACATAGCGTTCGCGTAGTCGCGAATCTCCTTCTGGGCATGCGGATCCATTCGGAGCGACAGAAAATGAAGCAGATTGTGCAGATCGATCTTCCAGTACCATTCCGTGTAGACATTGAGCGGTAGCCCTATTCGAGCTAGTTCACGTGCTACGCCCTTATTTAGGAGCGCCTCGTAATCCTTGTAATGGGCCTCGACGGAATCGAGATATCTGTAAAACTCTTCTGTGGTCAATGAATCGAGTTGCTGATCGCCCCCCTGACGATTCGTGGTGCTTTGCTGTCTCAGCGAGTCTTCGGATGGTCTAAAGAATCGGTCTTTGACCACTGAGTACCTAGCCGAATATTCATTCACATTTGCGGTACGATGCCGAATCCATTGGCGCGCAACGAAGATTGGCATGATGTGATGAAACTTGAATTCCACCATCTCAAATGGCGTTGTATGTCGATGGCGTGCGAGGTAACGGATTAGCCCACGGTCTTCCTCAACACGTTTCGTGCCATCACCGTAAGAGACGCGTGCCGCCTGTACAATTGCAAAATCGGCCGTCATGCCGATAGGCACCAGTCGTGGCATGACGTCAACCAACGCAACCATCCCGTGCTCATGCACTTTGATGTCCCACCGGCTGCTGCCGCCCATCACATCGAAAGTTTCGAATTCGCGGCTAACCTTTTCGATCTGAAAATCCGCCGCCTGCTCTTGCTTGTTCATTCGTCATTCTTCCGATAGCGGGGGTGAAACTGAGATCGCGTGCGGCTATGATTGTACCAGTGTTCGCGGCGCGTGGCCCCTCAGCTCGCACTACTGCAGCTACTTCACCAAGATCCAGCTGCGTTGATTCGTTGTGGCGGACGTTAGATCGGTATGAAATTTGACTACGGATGGTTGCCGGGGAATCTAGTCACCGAAGCAATTTGCAACGAATTGTCGGTGTTATTTTCCGCGCAGTATGGCGTTTGGAGCATGTCGGATCCAGGGGGGCGAGGGGGCGAGCCGATACGATTCTCGCCCAGCCGTATCCGCAATCTTCTCAGGTCAACTGATAGCAAGGTGGCGATGGCACGACTGCAGGGGCAGCTCGTCGGTTACGCAATTGCAGTGCAGACGAATGTCAAGGACTACGGCGTAGTCTCGTGGGTAACTCAGCTCGTAGTGCACTCTGAACATCGCCACGCAGGCATCGGAAAAACTTTGCTCTTCTGCATTTGGGGATTCTCGGACCACTACGCCTGGGGGCTCACTAGTGCGAATCCTTATGCAGTCCGTGCGCTTGAACGGGCGACGCGAAGGCGCTGCCTCCCTGTTCGTATTCGGAAAAATGTCAGGAAGCTACTGAGCGTTGGAGCTCAACATGTGCCGTACATCAAACCCGAGACTGAAAAACGCGTGACCCGGAATGAATCCAGCATCGACACCGACTTTTTTGTTGATCGAACAAACTTACCGGCGATGGTAGAAAACGCGAGCAAAACTGACCGATGGGAACTAGGTACGCTTCAGGAGGGATGGGAATGGCTGGCATTTACCTTCCACGATCAAAAACAGATAAGCCTTACTCCAAACGAGATTCGCACGATGCTCGATGCAAGCGATGACATTACTCGCCAGGCGTACAGCCGGATGACGAATACGGGAAGCCAGCTCTGGGCTCGACATACTAACGCAGAAGTCGATTTTATTGTAGAAGCGTGCAAACTACAGCAGGGCGAAACCGTGCTCGATTTGGGCTGCGGTCGAGGACGTCACGT is drawn from Anatilimnocola floriformis and contains these coding sequences:
- a CDS encoding GNAT family N-acetyltransferase, producing the protein MKFDYGWLPGNLVTEAICNELSVLFSAQYGVWSMSDPGGRGGEPIRFSPSRIRNLLRSTDSKVAMARLQGQLVGYAIAVQTNVKDYGVVSWVTQLVVHSEHRHAGIGKTLLFCIWGFSDHYAWGLTSANPYAVRALERATRRRCLPVRIRKNVRKLLSVGAQHVPYIKPETEKRVTRNESSIDTDFFVDRTNLPAMVENASKTDRWELGTLQEGWEWLAFTFHDQKQISLTPNEIRTMLDASDDITRQAYSRMTNTGSQLWARHTNAEVDFIVEACKLQQGETVLDLGCGRGRHVHALSSKGYVVTGVDYVDTFVEEARAAVTEDCKGRSEFVIGECRDIRLERRFDAVVCLYDVIGTYVDDFDNAKILATIVSHLKPGGIALLSVMNLGLTKRRAQNHFSLESQPDRLLSLQPSKVMEATGDVFDPRFFMIDTDTGVVYRKEQFAQGSELPVELIVRDRRFEQEEIEKLCTDAGLEVIWSRFVRAGAWQFGLDRSDDHAKEILVLCRRPA
- the thyX gene encoding FAD-dependent thymidylate synthase, whose amino-acid sequence is MNKQEQAADFQIEKVSREFETFDVMGGSSRWDIKVHEHGMVALVDVMPRLVPIGMTADFAIVQAARVSYGDGTKRVEEDRGLIRYLARHRHTTPFEMVEFKFHHIMPIFVARQWIRHRTANVNEYSARYSVVKDRFFRPSEDSLRQQSTTNRQGGDQQLDSLTTEEFYRYLDSVEAHYKDYEALLNKGVARELARIGLPLNVYTEWYWKIDLHNLLHFLSLRMDPHAQKEIRDYANAMFALIQPIVPIAAEAFLDYNLHSMRLSRLEIDALRTGQPLATKNQRELSEWAAKKTQLGQVDS